The nucleotide sequence CCGCTGATGCCTTTTGAATCACATCACGCGAGGAACTGTGGACGGCAACTATCCCTGATATAAGTTCCGTGCTTTCACTATGTTCGCAATCGACTATAAATAGCCATTGATCAGGGTACTGCTGCACCATCTCATCGATTGTCAAGCGTTTCTGTTTCATGGCTAATTCTCCTATTTGTTAAAATTCTACGCAAATATAGAATTTGCGTACATTGTACTATAATTTAACAAGAAAATTCAATGAGAAAAACGCCCACAGCAATAAAAAATAAATTTGCATTCCTAAATTATATATGCTATTATATATTATAGGTTAGCATATATGACGTAAACTTGGATAGACACCCAAAACAGCAAAAGAAAATGTTACACTTTCGCCAAATTATTTTTTTTCGGCAGGACCTCAGTCCTGAAAACGTCTCAGAACCCAGACGGCACCTGAGGTGAGGGATACTCACCGATGTACCTACAATGTTACACCGGTGTAACATTTTAAGACATCAAAATCGGTAAAACGCATCGCATCTTTACGAAAAATACAAAAGCAACAGAATATCCAAAATCCGTGATTTAGACAAATAGAATAAGGCAAGTTGCTACCTATTTACAGACATAGCACCCCTAATGAAGATTAAGAATTTAATCGGGTAATTTTTTACCAATGCCCGGTGCGGTTAGAAACCGCACCTACCGGGCCTGGGGAGAATACAGAATTACCCAAATATTTTCTTAAAACTCATATGGGGTGCGGTGACTCGTATAGCCATTTTCTATAGACATATCACCCCTACGGGGTGGAAAAAGTGCCTAAAGCCCCTTATTGAAACGTCCAAAATTTTCGAGTCGTAATTTGGGTTAGAATATTATACCCTCCAAGGTAGGATTTCATGGGATCAAAGCCAACTTTGAACGTCCCCCGTTTATTGCGGGATATGTCCGAAACCGCAATAACTTTCCTCTATCCGGCAGAATGTCGGGTTTGTAAGGAATTTCTTGGGGCTACGTCTGTCCCTTATATTTGCGAGAACTGTTGGCAGGATATCCAATTCCTCGAACCGCCTTGGTGCGATATATGTGGCACACCCAGCGTAGACGGACTCTGTGATGAATGTGCCACCACGCCGCCACGTTACGGTAAACTGAGATCCATAGCGTTTTATCAGACAACACTCCAACAGGCGATACATTTCTTTAAATTTGAAAAGAAAAAGGGGCTTGCACGACACCTGATTCAACTGATAGATGCACATATCCCATCGGATTGTGGCCTCGCCGAATACGACTTTATTCTCCCCGTCCCAATTCATAAGAAACGGCTGCGGGAACGCGGTTTCAATCAGGCGACGCTCCTTGCCAACGGGATCGCGAAAACTGAAGGCGTTCCAGTGCTCACAGATGCATTGGTTCGGCATCGGCATACAGTCGCACAAAGTAGTTTGGATAGAGAAGCACGTCAGCAGAATCTTATCGGTGCCTTTGAAATTCGGAACCCAGAGATTCTCAACGGAAAACGACTCCTGATCTTTGACGATGTTTTCACCACGGGTGCCACGATTCGCGAAGCCGTCCACGAACTCTGGACCGCGGATCCCGTTGAGGTCGATGTGCTCACCCTGGCGAGGACTTTAAATGCGTAATTATCGTCCAGTCCAGTTACGTAAATTCCATTGGCAATTCGAGTGTCATTGACAAAATCGTGAAACTTTTTTACGGACATTGCGTTTACACATATGATTAGTTATCAGCAGTCGGTTACAAGAGGTGTTCGGAGAATCGACGAGTAAAAGGATTTTTTGAAAAAAATCTGCTCTGATAACCATTCCGCCTTGGGATAATTACCTAAATACACAGTGGGAGGTCAAACCTTTGCACTTAAACAGCATTAAAATTCGTGGATTTAAGAGTTTCGCCGAAGAGATTGAGCTGATACTTGAACCCGGTATCACAACCATCGTCGGACCCAACGGTTGTGGGAAAAGCAACGTCTCCGATGCAATTCGGTGGGTGCTTGGGGAACAGAGTGCTCGCTCACTTCGGTGTACTTCTATGCGCGACCTACTGTTCAACGGTGGTGCTAACTTCGCACCCGCACAGAAAACGGAAGTCTCACTGCATTTTTCGACGCCGCTTGCAAGCGAAAAACTTGCTTCACAAAAGCCAAATGGAAATGGCTCAGAGAATCCCGATACCTCCACAGAAGACCCCCTTAAACTTGCCCTCGCATCTCCAGAAGTTGAGGTATCTCGTCGCTTGACCCGCACTGGTGAAAGCCGCTATCTCATCAACCGGAACGCGTGTCGCCTCCGAGACATCAGCGAACTCTTCATGGACACAGGTATCGGCGTAGATGCTTACTCCGTTATGGAGCAGAGCAAGATTGACCTGATCCTGAACGTCCGTCCCGAAGAACGGCGGTTCCTCTTTGATGAGGTCGCCGGTATCACAAAATATAAACACCGTAAGAAAACAGCACTCCGTAAACTGGAACAGACCGAGCAAAACCTCACCCGTATCAACGACGTGATTCAGGAGTTACAGCGCGAAACCGAGTCCCTCAAGGAACAGGCGGAACAGGCACGGCACTACAATACACAACAGGCGCAATTAAAGCAACTTGAGTTAGAACTCGCGCACCGAGAATACGATAAACTCCGCACAGACTATACCCAAGCGCAAACCGACTTGGATGAAGTCTTAACCACCGTCGCGGGGGCTTCTGAAACCCTTAAAGCCGCTGAAGAGCGTATCGAGAACGCCACAAACCGCCGCTCTGAGTTGGATGAAGCCATACGTGAAGGACAGACAGCACTTCGCGAAATTGAAACGCAGATTGAGCACATCGAACGGCAGATCGTGCTTCACAAGGAACGCCAACTCAACATTCAACGACAACGAGAACGGGCAGTCCAAACGCTTGAATCCTTAAAAGCACAGCAAACCGGTATACTTGCGCAGCAGCGTAAACGCACCCAAGAATACCAAAGACTTGAGGCAAACTGCAAGATAGAAGAAAGCCGATTGGCAGCGCGTCAGCAACTGCTAACAGAACTCGCGGGGCGTATCAGTCGAGCAAAGGACTCCGTTCAGGAAACCCAAGACACCTTGCAAGAGATTACAACGGAGTTGACAGAACGCGAACGCGAACGCCTAACGATCGAGCATCAGTTAACAAATACCGAAGGGAATCTCAACCGCCTCAAAGAAAATAAAACAGCATTAGCCGCTGAACTCAGCACTGCCACCGATACTCGCGATGAAGTCCAGTATGCCGAAACACAATTGAAGGCAGCACTCATTCAAATCGAGACTGAGAAAAACCAGGTAGAGATAGACTTCAACGAGAACCAAGATGCACTCCGTAAGATTGAAGTTGAAATTCAAGGCTTACAAAATACCTTAGGTGCCAACGTCTCACGGCTCAAGTCATTACAGGAATTGCAATCTGCTTATGAAGGATACTATACCGGTGTTCGGGCGATAATGCGGGCGAAAACCCACTACTCCGATCAGTTCCAAGGCGTGTGCGGCGTTGTCGCTGAACTCCTCACAACGGTTACTAAGTATGAGGTTGCAATAGAGGTGGCTCTCGGGAGTGCTATCCAGAATGTCATCACTGAAACCGCTGAGGATGCCCAAAAAGGTATCGCTTTCCTGAAACAGCATCGCGCAGGTAGGGTAACGTTCCTCCCGCTGGATATTCTACGTGGACGTCGGTTTGATGATGATCAGCTGCTGGACCAGCCCGGTGTCATCGGAATCGCTGAGGA is from Candidatus Poribacteria bacterium and encodes:
- a CDS encoding ComF family protein, encoding MGSKPTLNVPRLLRDMSETAITFLYPAECRVCKEFLGATSVPYICENCWQDIQFLEPPWCDICGTPSVDGLCDECATTPPRYGKLRSIAFYQTTLQQAIHFFKFEKKKGLARHLIQLIDAHIPSDCGLAEYDFILPVPIHKKRLRERGFNQATLLANGIAKTEGVPVLTDALVRHRHTVAQSSLDREARQQNLIGAFEIRNPEILNGKRLLIFDDVFTTGATIREAVHELWTADPVEVDVLTLARTLNA
- the smc gene encoding chromosome segregation protein SMC; the encoded protein is MITIPPWDNYLNTQWEVKPLHLNSIKIRGFKSFAEEIELILEPGITTIVGPNGCGKSNVSDAIRWVLGEQSARSLRCTSMRDLLFNGGANFAPAQKTEVSLHFSTPLASEKLASQKPNGNGSENPDTSTEDPLKLALASPEVEVSRRLTRTGESRYLINRNACRLRDISELFMDTGIGVDAYSVMEQSKIDLILNVRPEERRFLFDEVAGITKYKHRKKTALRKLEQTEQNLTRINDVIQELQRETESLKEQAEQARHYNTQQAQLKQLELELAHREYDKLRTDYTQAQTDLDEVLTTVAGASETLKAAEERIENATNRRSELDEAIREGQTALREIETQIEHIERQIVLHKERQLNIQRQRERAVQTLESLKAQQTGILAQQRKRTQEYQRLEANCKIEESRLAARQQLLTELAGRISRAKDSVQETQDTLQEITTELTERERERLTIEHQLTNTEGNLNRLKENKTALAAELSTATDTRDEVQYAETQLKAALIQIETEKNQVEIDFNENQDALRKIEVEIQGLQNTLGANVSRLKSLQELQSAYEGYYTGVRAIMRAKTHYSDQFQGVCGVVAELLTTVTKYEVAIEVALGSAIQNVITETAEDAQKGIAFLKQHRAGRVTFLPLDILRGRRFDDDQLLDQPGVIGIAEELIDYDPKYEIAMRHLLGNTLVVENLDSAIALTRRFRPSARLVTLEGEVINTSGAITGGQTDQKKSGLLSRSRELETLEDAIGKLTQSSNQKNERRKAYAATIANLQKTRQTLTAQWQDKRVEKASLTKDLEQANLQVTRFEQQLAALEVENRELDTAVAASREEQQALETEIATLTQKSTRTQRWIERMSEQIESENRKHTEVASTCQEMEVFLAGQRQKLESLASELQTFKESQERTAKDIAEQQSIIDTDEQRKSDLVEQVAAAQREFLRLEGDRAEAESDVDELTEERETLLQEVEVLQKEMRATRRNFEKQNRARHKLEVATTQLEMRIKSVSTRIHDKYQVSIDTLPPLMDTEHAMDEIDLLDSIEKLKAELSGVGAVNLKAIDAYEEYKKRHDFLNAQREDLQQSMQDTYQAIQKINQTSREVFLETFERVQANFQEIFTQLFGGGETELLLTDPSDVLDSGIDIIARPPGKRPQSITQLSGGERSLVAIGLLFAVFKIKPSPFCVLDEVDASLDEANVLRFTNLIRAYAENTQFVIITHNRRTMEIADAMYGVTMEQAGISKIVSAKFAE